The genomic window AAGTACATATAAtaggtatgttaacaaaatatcaaaacagtatatttttgtattttttatataatatcaattatataattttagctatataatGCAATGATaccaaaattactttaattggtTGGATATATCACaagtaattgcaatttttcgttgcaaaaaattaaaatcttttctgGTAATCATATCCCTTTGTTTATGAGCAACTTGTGTATGTTTAACCTATTTGAACACTAGTTGGTCctgcaaatttgaaaatgacgtcacaaatcaTAATAAGCATGAcacatacttataaataataataataaataaacttgatgaaaaaataaaaatcttagaaatctatattaatatatagtttaataattattaattcagtaataatctttatttacaaagaagaaaatactaatttattgcaaaactattaaatatttatatacattcttgcaaattttacactttttgttaTGATGTCTTCTCCAAGTGGAGATGTTTAGTATGTATAATCTATAGTACCACTCTTTGAAGCTCTTAATCAAGATGATATATAGTCCATAGTAGTacttaaagatttattttttattgctagAAACATACCAATAAGTTGTTCAGCTCCCATGTTGTGGCACCTTGCCGACGTAATTTGTTCCTTCAATCTTTCAGATaagttattattgttaaattcaaaataatttttatattgtctCTCTAAAACAACTATTGTGGAAGAAATGCAAGCTTTCATCATATCATTTaaggaagaattaattttaattctttgaagTTCCGAAAGGTTATCTCCATAACTAATAGTTATCCAaagaaatcattatttgatttagaaatcGTTCTAGGATctaataaactcttttttaatttttcgaaaactACTTTAACTATTTGAATCGCATCAAGATAGTTCAATTGATTATCATAagaattgtaaaatttattcatccATTTCCCCTTCAGAAGTTTGCCCAGAAAAAGCTAGAACATGTAGTTGGATTAAACAAGTAGGGTAATTAAAATCTTCATAAATAGAATGTCTTTTGgacttattcttatattttgaaactaaaattttaaagtttgtgtgttttttttttttttttggagtgaaGAAAGTGagacaaatatttcattgaattttttaaggCCACTTTAAAAATGAGAAGCTTGGGTTTCATTTAACTTGGAGGTATTCTTAGTTGTTTTGGAGACACTTTGTGAAAGAGAGGTCTGACGGTCATTTAAGTTTGAGGTATACGGAGAAGGATTTATAGACTCAAAAGCGTTAGGCGACCAAAGGAACAGTTTATTATATTCGTCTGAGAATGTTGCCATCATATTTGTATCGGAAAGGTTcttgaattttgtatatatcCTTAAGACAATCCGTTTAAAGgcaaagtaaaacaaaaaatcttttgatatttCATATCTTAATTCGCATACTTCCTCCAACTTTCGTGAAGTTATCATTGCATTATAGTATCTGGATGTAACATAGACATAAAGAATAGGTCAATTTCTGAGATCCTTGCTTGACTAtggaaatgaattaaaatgctGACAAATAAACGTTTTAGCAATTCAAGTCTTTCTAATAGCCCTTTCAGGCATTCTTAGAAGGAGAAATTGTTCAATTATATCAAAGCTTTAGTAATAAACggaaaataatccaaattaattcaacttaattaattatgaccCTAATTTGAGGAAGACCTGAGGGTAAATAACCAGTATAAAGTATGCTGaaatttggacaaatattgGATAAAACCCTACTACTTACGTAgggtgtattaaaaaaaacctacaagTTAACTGGAGAGATTCGGGAGTAAAAACATAAAAGCTATCCGTGACAAGAATTTGAAGGCGCTACCTTAAATGACgaattaatatagttatatctcacggaattgaatatttttttggacagTGATGTGGCTAGGAACTTTATGTAAACGTTAaactcattaaatataatacacttTTGATAAACTTTACCAAAATAcagtattcaaatcaaataatgtttaatcattcaataatcAAACATTCGTTGAAGAACCGGTTTGAAAATGAATCATATGGTAGAGCTACATAACTCCCTTGTGCAAAAGGATCGGTGGTGACCTCTACTTTgttaacatacctacatataaaaaCTTAGACTTTAGATTAGGTTAAGCAACGAGCGTGGGGAGATAAAGGACAGCCAAGTAGctctctagagactaaagtctCCATGGCTCATCACGTCATATTAACTCTCCAGCTATTATTATTgtactttcattcttgaggagaaaacaaataagtattgagtaaatacgtgtgagtatgctcatgaaaaagagagtaagactgaggatttcttggggagttatatattattcaagctAAGTTTGTCagttcgtcgacgcctaataactccggacaATGTATGGTACTACCGCTAGTTTATAAATACAACTACAGTATAGCATATTAcgaaatttttaaatgtcatttataAACCTCGAGTtatttttgactaattaaaTACAATCTAATCAATTTCTCTCCACCCACATAACCTTATCTTCTTTTGAAAAGTAAACAATCAATTATCTAACTACACGTTGAATAAATCTCTTAACAAAGAGTAGtatttatcaacaaataattagtTGTTTCAAACGTGAgggtttttgtaaaataacatgACGTCATTTTGTACTTCATAAAGTCGctagatttataataaaaatcctaaaaataaaaaatgatgcaaattggataattttacataaaatataaactcatATTTGGAGTGATCAATGGGcgtaacagaaaaaaatatgcattttgtCTTAcgtaaaaattgtcaatttaataaataaacatattgtaacaatttttgaaaaataattctaaaaataaacaataacttCGAGTTGTAAGGCTCCGCTGTACGCGTATCACTGGGGGTATGCAAGTTCTCACTTGTGGCGCTTCGAGGAAAGTTAATAGGTCTAGGATCCACCCTTTTCACTGACGTCTTAAGTTGCATCATAAACATAGAAAGAGACGTCATTTAAGGTGTAaaggttgatatttttacttcattaaatggacacatttccaataaatttcattaatgGGTTTAAGAATTGATAAATGAATTAACATTTATAGTGAACACTACTTACTggaaatgataaatattgatatttgaaataaatcaaagtatgCTGAAAATCCCTAGCATGGTaagatttgtacatttttttgttttgtttttgatcgattaggagGAGAAATGTAGAATATTTTCCTCATAATACTTAGTTTTTATCTACAACacgaaaataagattgtataacgatataataaaatatgttactaTTACTGTATTTTAGTGTCAGatatttgtttcataaaaatatctatcaaggggatggatttttgatatacaaGAAGTTTAAGTCAATATATTTCTTAACCCCATTTTGACATCCGATAGTTCACTCTTATAACACACTAACCAGGATTTTGATGTTGACACCCTATGCAGTTtacatggaaaataaattaaatttgtcaacaAATAATCGCAGTAGAATAGCCACATACGAGTATAATAGCTATTTTTCATAGTTATTCAACAATAggattaactttttgaaataaacaaagatccAGTGCATTcgactttatttatttgacttttctataatttaaaacattatcaaCTCAAACAGAatagaatttttatattaattcatataaatcaaGGACCTTGAATTATTGTCATTTCATGGTCAGCCATGgatttttgtacttataaaattatcaattaaaagtatataatatttaatatctatgtacattttAGTGATAGACCGGTCAAAAAATACTGCAATCCTACAAGTGCGGTACAAATAAcatttgtcagtcctagaacCGGTCCCTATCGGtcttttatgttgaaaaaatgacacttgaagaGTCCTTTTATACACTATGAACAGTTATTGTATAAAGTATGTATAAGAAGAAGGATCTACGActatagttgaaaaaaagaagcaaatatGACCTTGATAGACTTCCATGTGTCTAAAATGTCATGGCTGATCATACTTCTGCTACAATCAGttgctcctttttttataatagaataagCAATACAGACACCAAtagagtaaataatattttctacgtGTTAAACTTCATTACAATCTGAGACATCAAAATGAgatatcgtaaaaaaaaatcaccttaattattttgtatgaaattagtatttttataatttattattttgagaaatgaaGACTCATAAACCAATAATATCTGAAGTTATAAACAGTGAAAAAGGagccaaaaaaatgaatgatgatAGAGGACTATATCTTTATATCTAGGGAAATTAGCATAAACGTTTTTCTAGTTGTtccattgttgttttttttttttgttagtagaGGTTGCGAGTTGATAAAAAGCTTCAGGTGCAAACAGAAGTAAATagagtaattaattttccatGGATTTTTGTAACAGTGTGTAATGTGTAAATTGACATATAATGGTACTGAGTGACAGTTATGAAGTTACGTTTAACATGTTGAATAATGATTTCACATGTGTACATGACACATGTGTTgcatatgtacctatatatatccatatttaaGCATTTCTTTCAAACATTCTCAATCAACTCTTTGAGATATTTACATATTCGATATACGTACACACATAGCTGATATTTCCATTTTAGAGATGATCGTTCGAGTTCTTTTATTTGTCTTACCCCTCTTATCAGGTGAGTTAAAGTATGGTTCATTTTGAAAGAGATGAggatacatttttcattttcatagaCTTAGGAGTTCATGTGACAGGATCTACGGATACTCATGACTTTTGCTCTGATATAGtaagttaaaatattgatttattttgtattgtacTCATTCCCAATGTTTATTAGTTTGAAGGCTCTTGTTTGGAAGGATCCAAATTCGCTGAAGAATATCGAAAGGCTCAAACTCAATGTAAATGTAATGCCGAAAACAACGAGGAAGAGAATGTAAATTTACTCCAAGAAAATTCGTCAGTCGAGAGAACTCGTGAGGgtaagatgatattttttgtatactcCATGAGCTCATGACTCAACTCACAGATGTAAGGGCTGTAGACTTAATGTCAACCAATCAATTTgggatttaaatcaaaattcacTTAGCTGTTAGAAATATGAAACGGCATTACTTAactagtacaaaaatatatagtgtattttgttgtcagccgtcgatttttctctttttttccttgatcagtactctgaacgttgattggtttaattagaATGAGTTCTTTTTAAACTGTGAACACTTCTCAATCattcttgaataataattccatagctTCAAAGAATTGGTAAACTACCAACTAATTTAGGCCTTTGTTTCTGGCCCTTTTCGTATCGACGTCATTTTGTTGTATTATACCCCCCTTGTTCGCGTTGCtaactttattgtatttcgcaacctttcttcctaAAAGAAACAGGGGGGAAGGcccaaatcagttggtagtccCCCATTTCTTTTAAACTACGGAACTCTAATTCAGTCAATGTTGGGATTTgttatcagattaaaaagaagtaattattatataacccAGCAACGCTCAACAGACGCATTACGAGAAAAGAAGCGGAAACATAACAGCttaagatattttatgaaaataattatccaCCTTATTTAACCCTTTAACGGATTTTACACGAAATATCTCATTTTCAAtaactgcttttttttttttttcttttactttttttttttttgctgcagATGCAATATCTCGgtcttaaaaggaaaaattaggtAATATAAAATAGAGATAATTTCAGTGAGCTTAGACTGGGATTTGAGTACTCAAAAAGATAACCAATTGGTTTAGAATTGAAATAATGAGTCATCAACATGTCAAGTTGACGAATTAAATTTGGGTGGGGCTAAGAAATTCATAAACTCTTTTATCAAAGTAAATCCATGATTATGATTACTTAAACGGGGATGAAAGAAACAGATTTTAGAGGTTTAGCCTTCTCAGATGATCGATCCGTTCACTAATCCAAGATCGATGGGTGTTTGTCATGATTATTATCTTGCAGCATATGTTTGATGATTGACAACTCCACGCCCCTCTCCaaagattcaaatatttacagCTGTATTTCATTATCCAGGGCTaccatattttcttttatattgcctcagttgtgttttaaaaatacatgtgtttttttcttagaatttgTGATATCccttcttacaaaaattatttgaatacatttattcttatttagaGGACTGCAGGACCAATAATGGCGTACTTTGTGCATTTCCCTTTAGATATAAGGGGAAAAGATATAAAAAGTGTACTGATGAGGATTTGGGAGGCGTTTTTTGGTGCAAAACAGGTGATGGTCTATGGGACTATGGAGCATGCAACACGACTATGCATTCATGCATGGAATCCTATGGCGGAGGTAAGCAATGGGTTTTAAATTTCGgtatattgtataagtttggCTGCAGGTCATAATTTCTCTTTCTACagcagaaagttgaaattcagtTATTGCAACTTTTggataataaggaaataacttcaaGATATTCGGATAATTAGccctttggaggatcatgaaagtaaatggaagggtTCATTAAGGGGAGGAGGTTATGACTTCCtctcttatggagtattcgTGGGGGGGAGAGATAGAAGAGGGACTTTTGGAGTCTATCCGTAGACTGAAGGGATGAGACCAGGGGAGATCAGACCGTAGAAAAAGTTGCAGTGCCTTACATAATCAGATGTGATTTTCTTTGGTCTCATCTCTCAGTCCCCTTATCGACTCCGTGTCCCTTTTATCCTATtccaacattatattttttgttgggcaaagttatttctcaaatattaaaaggttgcaataattgaatttcaactttccgcaTGATGAGGTCTccaacttcaaaataaaaagagaaaacatGACGTACGAGCAAAATTATTGAGTgatcccctttttttttttttttttatagtcatGTCCTATTAATTCTCATGATCATTCTCTAATATTCGGAAATGTTTCCTTTCAGGTTGTGCAACAATAGAACCCACAGCTCAATGTTACTTCCCATTCAAATACAAGGGTAAGCTATATAACGGATGTACTCGTATAGACTTTGGTGGCAATCGTTGGTGTGGCACTGCTCCTGAAGTAGATATTATTCATTGGGCAGAATGTGATCCAGAATGCCCGGACGACAATAGTCAAtcagaatattgtatttataaagaatTGGGATGGGTAAGAAGAGTTAATTTTGAGGTATTCTTTGTCTAAATTTTCATTAACTTTAGGTTGATAATGATACTGTGAGTGCCAGTAAAGTGAGGTCATCAATTGATTTGTTATTCGAAAATAACTCCAAGGTAAAAGAGATAGTGATGATGGCTTTTGAACTATGTTTTCTACAGAATGCTCACGTACCTTCGATTCATAACCACTTAAATAGTATTGAAAATATGGACAAACTCAGCTGTTTAAAATTAGTCTCAAATTTTGTAAgttataaacattatatatactaACAATCGTTTTGATGTACTTAATTCATTTCAACATGTATTTCAGCTCTGTGATGACTATAACTATTAAATCGTACTATCAAACCACGTCAATACAATATTACTCTTGATATATGCCTTGTCATGTAGTATGTCAAGTTGTATAATTAAACGTATTAAACTTATCTCAGAGTTTGATCGATCGTCGTTTATCCTAGCCACATTTGTATGGGGAGACTAATTCTAATTTTGCTCGTGTAATGTTTGTTCTCATTTGTAAaggaacattatttatttgttgaaacaTTATTGATATGTcaattgcatattttatttgttaaattatgataaaacacgatattaaataaatatattgttacttaTTACTTTAGAGAATGGTTTTTGAAGTCAATTTCTCCTCTTtaagaatgaatatttaaaaatatatgttacccgtttaaaaaaaaatttatttttctataattattattcattcatgtTTTTAAACATCAATACTACTAAAGATATACTGGTTATACCCCAATTATAGATATAGATTGATGTGTTGATTATATAAACAGTTGAATTACGCTTATGaccagtgatgtaaattgtgtgtattttatagctaagccatttttttggaattgataatttgatgaaggaattttgacagctgttgtcattattatctcACTCTAAGTAGTGAAgttcattttcaattatattcaagacTTGATTTAGCATTCAtatgtcctcataaaagacggagagttacCTTGATGATTTATtgcataattataattgtaagtccttgttggactcagagtagaattgaggaccgATATAGGAGTTATTTTgccaatttgatattttttaaccattacGTAGACagcaaataatcaataaaattttgaattatctaaaattctctggtgaagatgcatttaaaaatatataatcaaacattCTAGTTTAATATTTCTTCGCCTTCTTTCTCTTCCACCTCAATTGTCACAGCTGCATGTAATTGATCTaacgaaacgtcatgacagctaagcttctaccttctaaaacattattcaaattatcatgtttaccatgttgattttcagtgtctttttttaacatgctcaaaataaaaacaattttcattacTACTCATGACCACGATTTAaataagttaagataatttttacttaatctaTTAACCATAagttttagtataaaaaattttgattgacaaattttcaatccttcatttaaaaatattattttatgacataCAAGTTTGATAGCGAACAATAAGTTTTAGGGCGAGTAACGAGTATATCCAGTAATTTCtcgagttgtttttttatttactttaaaatactaGGACAGCAAAATTCAGCTCATGGCTCATCACTATTCGAAATCGGTCGTAGATCTTGTATGTTAATTAATCATCATCTTTGATTTAGCGTCagaattaatttgtttgatttgatatttattgtttatagcGAGTTAATAAGTCTTACTATGTATGTACTTCAAACTATTTATATACGAACAAATTCATGTTATATGGAAaaaggtttataaaaaaactggatttgacaagatgataaaataaatatcttcattcGATACTGCATCTTGATAGTAGTAGTATTGATGTTGTAGCGTCTGCAACATTATCCGAAGAGCCCCCATCATAACATACGTGAGTATATTCAAAAAGgtgaattattcaattttttcatgttcataagtatatattatcttttatatataaattattatatatttgcagGGGTTTGTTGTCtggttatttatttaagatgAAATTGGCTATTTTTGTTGTCAATCTATCCATATGGGTCTCACTTATTAACTCTCAGGGCTTCCTTCCTTGTGAAACTGGTCCTCAATGCTTGAAAAACCTATTAACTTCATCAGTTCGTTATTCCTttcaaatagataaaatttatgACAAGTTCTCGGgccaaacagaaaaaatatatgatgaagATATAAAGAATTTACGCCAATCCCTGGTTCggaaaagaaaagaacatgAAGAAGGAACTAAGGCAATGCGAGATGGATTTCAGATAACTAAATCAATTAACTCTATTTCTttggaataaacaaaaattataaataacttatataaattaaattttgtattattaaaatatagaaaacttGTGATAATTTTACTCATGGATGTGAAAAAACATAACAAAGGAGGTTACTGTTCATCGATTGAAGTGTACAAAAGGCCGATTTAAGGAGAGTGCGGGAACCATATCCAAACGTTTTAGACTATAGTAAGAAGCAAAACCTAGTAGTATCCCAATAGAAAGCATTCCAATTGCAATTCCTGCCATTGAGCCTAAAATTGTAAATGCAAAGAATTatcttataattttgaatgCCAAAAACTTACCTGGACCATAAGTAGTTGGCTCAAGATGTCGAAAGGCTTCGGCATCCTCAGATTGTACATCAATAAAGAAATTTGGCTCAGCtatagtttttaaacttttctaaaataaaaatgtacggattatattaaagtaatagACATTTAAATTGAACTCACTCCAAGCGAAGGAACATATATGACAAATTTGGagtcattgattttttcttcaaggtTTTTCAAAGCTCCTTCCAATGTAAGGCCCAAGGTAGCGAACCTTGGATTTAATCCACCATCGTTAGGTTTTCCTACTTCTAAAACATCGAAGAAAACGTAAATTAAATTACTATCTTCAGATGCtatgaattcaatattttgtagtCTTATGGGTTCTATCCCAGCACAGGTTGACCCACTATCCCGGATACTTAATTTAACTAACTCTGGAAATTCCCCCAGTAGCATGCCCTCTTTCAATGGGAATCGAAtcatttttcttcgtttttgcTCATCAAGAAAGCAAGGTCCAATGTCAAAAATATCTAGATTTCTAAAAGTTGACGTGAACCCCTCAATGTTCTGTACAGTAGCAAACTTTGGATCCCCATACTTGGAGGTGACGTGCGTTTCTATTCTGAGAGGAACTCCTTTAGCATATACGAAATCATCAGCTTCATTCCAATCATCAGCACTGAAATAAATTGCTTTCGTTATGGATTCCGAGTTGTTTCTTGGTATGACCCTAACCAAAACAGTTGCGTTTATACCCCTTATCTTCacctgaaatttttaaatagagcTTTGGAATGTTGAACTAGTTCATTTGAGTTACATGTCCATTCGAGTTGTATAACTGATCGCTGTTCCAAAAATGACTTGAATCAGCCATAATAATAGAACCATCGGGAGTAACTATGGCGTCTGAATCGTGATCAGTGATAGTTTTTATTAAGCAGGTTCCTTCATCAATGTTCATTATGTATGAcaaacctcaaaaaaaaaatatttttttaaatctaaacattatttttgtatgacatGGTTGTATTCGATATTTATACTAAAAGCCTAGACTTTAAtgcacaaataatattaattaagagtTGTATTCTGAATTAGAATTTGTAACAATAGTATTATcatatcattttgaattttgaattcaCGTCTATAATGTGATTATGTCACTaggattttcaaaattaatttattaataatatttatcaaatggcttttttaaataaaagaatgcattattttatgtttaaatgacCTTCTTTAGAAAAGGCATAGCCTTCTTaggacattttttaataaatagtgcCAATATGacatacagagtggggacctgaaacttttttagaattacGAGGTtacattacgcaaccaaacgacagctgaaagaTATTGAACAAGTTtggtttttatcccatgtctctaaaaatagaaatgacgGAGCAACAACAGAAAAGCCAACATATGGGCTATCTCCTCCACCCCGATTTATCTCCCTCCAGTCCTGTCCTCAATCCCCTAGACTATTGAAGTTTCGGATGCCTTGGCGAAGAAATGTCTGTTGTACCACTCATCCGAATTTGGATTCATGATGAACGCGTGTTACGCtatggacacggccttcatcgtcgaTGCTGCCAATAAGTTCGCCAGCGTATATAGTCTgctattgcttgtgaaggaggacatattgaaataaatatatagttaaatatagcatttaagcacttcacaaattatttttgagttgtcttttcttgattccacaaaaatcacgtttttcgtaattaagtTACTGCTATGTATGTTATGGGTTCCCACACTTtatcaaataaacatttaaaaaaatttcttagtcTTACCCTTTCGAAAGTCCTTAACAATGTTCAGATTAATGACTCTTCCTGGTTTATTGATGGGTGAATAGTAAAATTCTCTCCTCAGATAAGATTCAGTGATATGATGGAATTCCTATAGAAAAATTGTCGAGTAAAACATATGATTTAGAGGAgagtttatgaaaatattattgagtcAAGtagtaaatcaatcaaatttaaataatagtttttagtaGTAATGCGggtattttgcaatattattacTTTACCTAATAATCAAAGATTTAATAAGTTAGTTACCACAGCGTACGGCTGTTGTTTAACCATGAATTTTAAGCAActgtaaaatcgatccctcatgacgtcattgagggtgttttccttcttttaattaatccatttaatgttataacaaattataaaaccaaGTAATAGtttaatatgtttcttttatggtatattgtattataatgaaaaaacgaatattttttgtgatatataTGCAACGAACGCAAAACATATCTCATACTCGTATATCTTAATTGGTTTAATAAAaccttgacatttttttggggggaaaaaggATCCCTAAGGACTGATAAGGCCAGTACTAAGACGGGattggactggactgaataCATAAGGACTGACACCCACTATAactataatgataaaatttatctttgatgGGGGGAATTAGGATATTAAGGGACACAGGTACATAGAGttggaaagaaatatataactgcagttttcagtcctaaatgaGGATAGGCAAAACACTTGAGTTCTAGTCACACACGTCCTAcctaaaaaataagatatcttgtctttttttaaaagaggtttcttagtttttttagaactaTCCAACACTAATTTTATGACCCAttcatttaaacattaaataataataaaagcttacCCTTCCGCGAACGGTTATAGGGAATGACTCT from Lepeophtheirus salmonis chromosome 1, UVic_Lsal_1.4, whole genome shotgun sequence includes these protein-coding regions:
- the LOC121120036 gene encoding uncharacterized protein, which produces MSTKMYYICLSFLISAITIYGEECKLPSLPKGYIARIQMNSEIGFFKSKSHSFTEIVDINPNRALIHSFTEIQYDEGPNKIFEEWGIWYPSMDGFKNFLHVLKDENNHYKCTVDDLSDNDLFLFLLGYSEKEKNPGVINTLHFGPNHGYTCGEETVINGVPVKEYTTKWVQNSDPVFEMDITYYWSVEGKWFGTTGPDQSMPINAKMTGKLGGSEEDTKDFKFDLVFSGFNALSESYNHNWLSHFPALPCKDRVPNIKINFYPEYFGFNFETHSTISNGEESFPITVRGREFHHITESYLRREFYYSPINKPGRVINLNIVKDFRKGLSYIMNIDEGTCLIKTITDHDSDAIVTPDGSIIMADSSHFWNSDQLYNSNGHVKIRGINATVLVRVIPRNNSESITKAIYFSADDWNEADDFVYAKGVPLRIETHVTSKYGDPKFATVQNIEGFTSTFRNLDIFDIGPCFLDEQKRRKMIRFPLKEGMLLGEFPELVKLSIRDSGSTCAGIEPIRLQNIEFIASEDSNLIYVFFDVLEVGKPNDGGLNPRFATLGLTLEGALKNLEEKINDSKFVIYVPSLGKSLKTIAEPNFFIDVQSEDAEAFRHLEPTTYGPGSMAGIAIGMLSIGILLGFASYYSLKRLDMVPALSLNRPFVHFNR
- the LOC121120026 gene encoding uncharacterized protein; amino-acid sequence: MIVRVLLFVLPLLSDLGVHVTGSTDTHDFCSDIFEGSCLEGSKFAEEYRKAQTQCKCNAENNEEENVNLLQENSSVERTREEDCRTNNGVLCAFPFRYKGKRYKKCTDEDLGGVFWCKTGDGLWDYGACNTTMHSCMESYGGGCATIEPTAQCYFPFKYKGKLYNGCTRIDFGGNRWCGTAPEVDIIHWAECDPECPDDNSQSEYCIYKELGWVDNDTVSASKVRSSIDLLFENNSKVKEIVMMAFELCFLQNAHVPSIHNHLNSIENMDKLSCLKLVSNFLCDDYNY